Proteins co-encoded in one Methanosarcinales archaeon Met12 genomic window:
- the thiD gene encoding bifunctional hydroxymethylpyrimidine kinase/phosphomethylpyrimidine kinase: protein MDKVVMTIAGSDSGGGAGIQADLKTFSALGVHGTCAITAITAQNTLGVQDSYDLPAEIIASQIEAILSDFDVAYAKTGMLSSLEIIKTVAREVKKHKIPLVVDPVMVAEAGGTLLKDDAVSVLVERLFPLSTVVTPNVFEAGVLTDMKITDKKSAKKAAVEIHNRGARAVIITGGHLDAVDVLYDGEFHFIEGKLIAGGTHGAGCTYSAALTAYLANGLALKNAAIKAKEFVTAAIAGGVRVGHGSNPVNQLASLSKDAERYHVLMDVRGAVSMLKNCRGFSELIPEVGTNIGMAVHGASMKDDVAAVSGRIVRADGARAVGDVDFGASNHIARVILTAMRFDEKMVGAMNVKYSQDILSVCKKLGFSIASFDRGDEPTGVSTMDWGVEEAIQKSGRMPDVIYDVGATGKEPMVRLLGKSAREVAEKAVRICEVLFSK from the coding sequence TTGGACAAAGTAGTGATGACTATTGCTGGCTCTGACTCTGGTGGCGGGGCTGGTATCCAGGCCGATCTGAAGACGTTTTCGGCGCTAGGTGTGCATGGAACATGTGCCATCACAGCCATCACAGCGCAGAACACGCTCGGCGTGCAGGACTCCTATGATTTGCCGGCAGAGATAATAGCGAGCCAAATAGAGGCGATATTATCTGATTTTGATGTCGCATATGCAAAAACAGGCATGCTGTCGTCATTGGAGATAATCAAGACCGTCGCCAGAGAAGTTAAAAAACACAAAATTCCACTGGTAGTTGACCCTGTGATGGTCGCGGAGGCAGGAGGGACGTTACTCAAAGATGATGCAGTTTCAGTACTCGTGGAGCGGTTGTTTCCCCTGTCAACGGTCGTGACGCCAAATGTCTTTGAGGCAGGTGTTCTCACGGACATGAAAATAACGGATAAAAAAAGCGCAAAAAAGGCGGCAGTTGAAATACACAACCGTGGCGCAAGAGCAGTTATAATCACAGGAGGACACCTCGATGCCGTCGATGTGCTGTACGATGGCGAATTTCACTTCATAGAGGGGAAATTGATTGCTGGCGGCACGCATGGTGCGGGATGCACATATTCTGCTGCGCTCACAGCATATCTGGCAAATGGTCTTGCACTGAAAAATGCTGCAATAAAGGCAAAAGAATTCGTGACCGCTGCTATCGCTGGCGGTGTGCGGGTCGGGCACGGAAGCAACCCAGTGAATCAATTGGCGAGCCTATCAAAAGATGCTGAAAGATATCATGTGCTGATGGATGTAAGGGGCGCTGTTTCGATGCTAAAGAATTGCAGAGGATTTTCTGAGTTGATTCCAGAAGTTGGTACCAACATCGGGATGGCGGTCCATGGGGCCAGCATGAAAGATGATGTCGCTGCCGTCAGTGGAAGAATCGTGCGCGCAGATGGTGCAAGGGCAGTAGGAGACGTTGACTTCGGCGCGAGCAATCATATTGCGCGAGTGATACTCACAGCGATGCGATTTGATGAAAAGATGGTGGGAGCCATGAACGTCAAATATTCGCAGGACATATTATCGGTCTGCAAAAAATTGGGATTCTCGATTGCCTCGTTTGACAGGGGCGATGAACCAACAGGCGTCAGCACGATGGATTGGGGAGTCGAAGAGGCAATCCAAAAATCAGGGCGCATGCCAGATGTCATCTATGACGTGGGCGCCACTGGAAAAGAGCCGATGGTTCGATTGCTTGGCAAGAGCGCGAGGGAGGTTGCAGAAAAAGCAGTTAGGATTTGCGAAGTACTTTTTTCAAAATGA
- a CDS encoding 30S ribosomal protein S17e, with the protein MGIKPTYIKKTGNALLKLHRDVFAADFEENKNLVSELTDIRSKRIRNRVAGYVTSKLKIKKAE; encoded by the coding sequence ATGGGCATTAAGCCAACATATATCAAAAAAACAGGAAACGCCCTATTAAAACTACATCGGGATGTGTTTGCGGCCGACTTCGAAGAGAACAAAAATCTGGTGTCCGAACTCACAGATATCAGAAGTAAACGAATTAGAAACCGCGTTGCAGGATACGTAACCAGCAAATTAAAAATAAAGAAGGCGGAGTAG
- the dapA gene encoding 4-hydroxy-tetrahydrodipicolinate synthase produces the protein MFKGVAPALVTPFTKDNRVDEEGLRENIEFVIKNGVSGIVPAGCTGEAATLSFQEQKRVIEVAVDVSTVPVIAGTGSNNTKEAVELTKYAEDAGADAAMLISPYYNKPTDSGLIKHYETVANSCDIPILLYNVPSRTGINMGAHISAELAKIENIVGIKEASGNIYQISQIIRLTQGQNFAVFSGDDGMTFPILTLGGKGVISVAANIIPKQISDMTSAFFEGNIDAARRIHHATSPLMHALFLETNPIPVKTAMNLMGLAAGGLRLPLTPMDEENVAKLRYTMESLGLL, from the coding sequence GTGTTTAAAGGTGTAGCGCCAGCGCTCGTCACACCATTTACAAAGGATAACAGGGTGGATGAGGAGGGGCTCAGGGAGAATATCGAATTCGTCATAAAAAATGGCGTATCCGGAATCGTTCCAGCAGGATGCACTGGAGAGGCTGCTACGCTCTCTTTTCAGGAGCAGAAAAGGGTCATCGAGGTGGCAGTAGACGTTTCTACGGTTCCCGTCATCGCTGGGACAGGGTCTAATAATACAAAAGAGGCGGTCGAACTCACAAAATACGCAGAGGACGCTGGCGCAGATGCCGCAATGTTGATATCTCCATATTATAACAAGCCGACTGATTCGGGTTTAATTAAACATTATGAAACCGTCGCCAATTCGTGTGACATTCCAATACTGTTGTACAACGTGCCATCCAGAACCGGGATAAACATGGGGGCGCACATATCAGCTGAATTGGCGAAAATTGAAAACATCGTCGGTATCAAAGAAGCCAGCGGGAACATATATCAAATTTCCCAAATCATCAGGCTAACACAAGGTCAGAACTTCGCCGTGTTTTCTGGAGACGATGGCATGACCTTTCCAATTTTAACGCTTGGCGGGAAGGGCGTGATATCGGTTGCGGCCAACATAATCCCAAAGCAGATAAGTGACATGACATCCGCATTCTTCGAGGGAAATATCGATGCAGCAAGAAGGATTCACCACGCCACATCTCCTCTGATGCATGCCCTGTTTCTGGAGACCAATCCAATTCCAGTAAAGACTGCAATGAACTTGATGGGCTTGGCAGCTGGCGGACTTAGATTGCCTTTGACCCCCATGGACGAAGAAAATGTAGCCAAGTTGCGTTACACTATGGAATCGTTGGGATTATTATGA
- the dapB gene encoding 4-hydroxy-tetrahydrodipicolinate reductase, producing the protein MIGVAVAGASGRMGKLIIQNVASADDMKLVAAFDVKGIGTNVGDVRISDAKDVRRVLMETNPDVLVDFTIAHAAVENVKSAAERGVNLVVGTTGFTQEQHAEMERAIDKKVAAVISPNFSVGVNVFWKIITNAARHLSGCDIEIVEVHHRHKKDAPSGTAIKAAKLIGKALGGVEIPVHSIRSGDIVGDHIILYAGDGERMEIKHQAHSRQAFASGVMIGIRWVVNAEKGIHSMDDVLGIC; encoded by the coding sequence ATGATTGGTGTTGCAGTTGCCGGTGCATCTGGGCGGATGGGCAAACTGATCATCCAGAATGTCGCCAGTGCGGACGACATGAAGCTTGTAGCTGCATTCGATGTCAAAGGAATTGGCACGAATGTTGGAGATGTGCGTATATCGGATGCAAAGGATGTCCGCAGAGTGCTGATGGAAACCAACCCGGATGTCTTGGTCGACTTCACGATTGCGCATGCAGCGGTAGAAAATGTAAAATCCGCTGCCGAGCGCGGCGTGAATCTGGTGGTCGGCACGACGGGGTTCACACAAGAACAACATGCAGAGATGGAGAGGGCAATCGATAAAAAAGTGGCGGCAGTCATCTCTCCCAATTTCTCGGTTGGCGTGAACGTCTTTTGGAAAATAATTACAAATGCGGCAAGGCACCTCAGTGGTTGCGATATCGAGATCGTCGAGGTGCATCATCGCCATAAGAAAGATGCGCCAAGCGGTACTGCGATAAAAGCGGCAAAATTAATCGGTAAAGCGTTGGGAGGGGTGGAAATACCCGTTCACTCCATAAGAAGTGGGGATATCGTTGGCGACCATATCATATTATATGCCGGGGATGGAGAGCGAATGGAGATCAAACATCAGGCACACAGCAGGCAGGCATTCGCATCCGGCGTCATGATAGGCATACGGTGGGTTGTGAATGCGGAAAAAGGAATACATTCGATGGACGATGTGCTTGGAATATGCTAA
- a CDS encoding 4Fe-4S binding protein: MVIKIDLDACIGCGACVDECPVDAISLNDDVASVDEGLCTDCGMCIDVCPINAISF, translated from the coding sequence ATGGTGATAAAGATTGATTTAGATGCGTGTATTGGATGTGGAGCGTGTGTTGACGAGTGTCCAGTGGATGCGATTTCATTGAACGATGATGTGGCTTCGGTCGATGAGGGTTTGTGCACCGATTGTGGCATGTGCATCGATGTCTGCCCGATCAATGCAATTTCATTTTGA
- the asd gene encoding aspartate-semialdehyde dehydrogenase produces MSARSMQFHFDVEAMVKVGVIGATGAVGQRFVQLLAEHPWFELVALAASGRSAGKRYGDVANWRLGTPIPENVRDFEVLPTDPKQVDVDVVFSALPASIAREVEPRFAEAGFVVASNASSYRMESDVPLMIPEVNPDHLGLIKIQRDARNWDGCIITNPNCTTIVMALTLRPLMRFDIERVYVATMQAVSGAGYEGVASMTILDNVIPYIKDEEEKVETEAQKILGKFDGSKVKNADFSVSASCHRVPVMDGHTEAIWVMMRDNPTIEEVRNAFRTFRCDEVKGLPTAPEKPIIVHDADDRPQPRVDRNAGRGMSVSVGRVREHAGGVKYIAMGHNTIRGAAGASVLNAELLVKKKMI; encoded by the coding sequence ATGTCTGCCCGATCAATGCAATTTCATTTTGATGTTGAAGCAATGGTTAAAGTAGGGGTCATAGGAGCAACTGGCGCAGTAGGCCAGCGATTCGTTCAGCTGTTAGCGGAGCATCCGTGGTTCGAGTTGGTAGCGTTAGCCGCTTCTGGGCGGAGTGCTGGAAAGAGATATGGAGATGTTGCAAACTGGCGACTGGGCACCCCCATTCCAGAGAATGTGAGGGATTTTGAAGTTCTGCCGACTGACCCAAAACAGGTAGATGTAGATGTCGTATTTTCAGCATTGCCCGCGTCGATAGCAAGGGAAGTCGAGCCCAGATTTGCGGAGGCGGGATTTGTAGTAGCCAGCAACGCCAGCTCGTACAGAATGGAGAGTGATGTGCCCCTCATGATTCCCGAGGTCAATCCAGATCATCTGGGTCTAATCAAGATCCAGAGAGATGCTCGCAATTGGGATGGATGCATAATCACCAATCCAAATTGTACTACGATCGTGATGGCACTCACGCTGAGACCATTGATGCGCTTCGACATAGAAAGAGTATACGTAGCAACGATGCAGGCCGTCTCGGGTGCGGGTTATGAAGGAGTGGCGTCAATGACAATCCTCGATAACGTCATTCCATACATCAAAGATGAGGAAGAGAAGGTAGAGACTGAGGCGCAGAAGATCTTGGGCAAATTCGATGGTTCTAAAGTGAAAAATGCTGACTTTTCGGTTAGCGCAAGTTGCCATAGGGTTCCTGTGATGGATGGACATACTGAGGCAATATGGGTAATGATGAGGGACAACCCCACAATAGAGGAGGTCAGGAATGCATTTCGCACATTCAGATGCGATGAAGTAAAAGGACTTCCGACCGCTCCAGAAAAACCGATCATCGTGCACGATGCAGACGACAGACCACAGCCGAGAGTAGATAGAAATGCCGGAAGGGGGATGAGCGTGTCGGTCGGGAGGGTCAGAGAACATGCTGGCGGCGTCAAATACATCGCGATGGGGCACAACACGATTAGGGGTGCAGCAGGCGCATCCGTGTTGAACGCAGAGCTCCTCGTTAAGAAGAAGATGATTTAG
- a CDS encoding DUF1622 domain-containing protein, translating into MSYDIFTPVLLTIVFILELLGITIICYGVGVCTLKMVKAGPFFERSQLKSFSHELAHYLKLSLDYLLGAEIIKTIVVRTLEELMIVGVIIVLRGVLGYIIRQETKD; encoded by the coding sequence ATGTCTTACGATATATTTACACCAGTACTTCTTACGATCGTATTTATACTGGAACTCCTCGGAATCACAATAATATGCTATGGCGTCGGAGTCTGCACGCTGAAGATGGTTAAAGCAGGGCCTTTTTTCGAACGTTCACAGCTTAAATCGTTCAGCCACGAGTTGGCACATTATCTAAAATTATCGTTGGATTACTTGCTTGGAGCCGAAATCATAAAGACGATCGTCGTCAGGACATTAGAAGAACTGATGATAGTGGGCGTTATCATAGTTTTGAGAGGTGTTCTTGGCTACATCATCCGTCAAGAGACAAAAGACTAA
- a CDS encoding site-specific DNA-methyltransferase, which translates to MDLIVTSPPYNLDIRYNSYDDQISHDVYLEFTRKWLEKAYKLIKDDGRLCLNIPLDKNKGGQQSVYADIVTIAKDIGWKYHSTIVWNEQNISRRTAWGSWLSASAPFVIAPVEMIAVLYKKRWKKTSGSRKSDITKGEFMEWTNGVWNFTGESKKRVGHPAPFPLELPRRCIKLFTFLGDTVLDPFLGSGSTLIACVLTNRKGIGVEIDKNYCEIAKQRLTNEAKINQLKLEMIQEAGR; encoded by the coding sequence GTGGATTTAATTGTTACTTCGCCCCCATATAATTTAGACATTAGGTACAACTCTTATGATGATCAGATTTCCCATGATGTTTATCTCGAATTTACTCGAAAATGGCTTGAGAAAGCTTATAAATTAATAAAAGATGATGGTCGCCTTTGTTTAAACATCCCACTGGATAAAAACAAGGGAGGGCAACAAAGCGTTTATGCTGATATAGTAACAATTGCCAAAGATATTGGTTGGAAGTATCATTCTACTATTGTTTGGAATGAGCAGAATATTTCAAGGCGAACTGCATGGGGCTCTTGGTTAAGTGCGTCTGCACCGTTTGTTATAGCTCCGGTCGAAATGATTGCTGTCCTGTACAAAAAACGATGGAAAAAAACGAGTGGCAGTCGGAAATCTGATATTACTAAAGGAGAGTTTATGGAATGGACAAATGGCGTCTGGAATTTTACGGGTGAAAGTAAAAAACGAGTAGGACACCCCGCCCCATTTCCATTAGAACTTCCAAGGAGATGTATAAAATTATTCACATTTTTAGGTGATACTGTGCTTGACCCATTCTTAGGCAGTGGCTCCACCTTAATTGCTTGTGTTTTAACGAATAGAAAAGGAATTGGAGTTGAAATCGATAAAAATTATTGTGAAATTGCGAAACAAAGATTGACAAATGAGGCGAAGATAAACCAACTCAAACTGGAGATGATTCAAGAGGCGGGGAGATAA
- a CDS encoding HNH endonuclease produces the protein MGKTNTTISDLIMEYFRMHPKEDLEHAPVVDWVEERYLQLYKKKPRDPWRAIRKLHQEGKLIKVKKGVYRYDPDYVHDVELRDFSQKTKEAALKIDGYRCVFCERGEKEGVELTVDHIIPRDQGGTNDVSNAQTLCTPCNLMKKNYSQTGAGKRYFIKIYEKAVANNDERIINFCRCIFNCYDKHEVNSHIQRPNNE, from the coding sequence ATGGGGAAAACAAACACAACTATTTCTGATTTGATTATGGAGTATTTTCGAATGCATCCTAAGGAAGACTTGGAACATGCACCTGTTGTAGATTGGGTAGAAGAACGTTATTTACAGTTATACAAAAAGAAACCAAGAGACCCCTGGAGAGCCATAAGAAAACTACACCAAGAAGGAAAACTGATCAAAGTCAAAAAAGGAGTCTACAGATATGATCCAGATTATGTTCATGATGTTGAATTACGGGATTTTTCACAAAAAACAAAAGAGGCAGCATTAAAAATAGATGGCTATCGCTGTGTGTTTTGTGAAAGAGGAGAAAAAGAAGGCGTTGAATTGACTGTTGATCATATAATACCAAGAGACCAAGGCGGTACAAATGATGTTAGTAATGCTCAAACCTTGTGTACCCCGTGTAATTTAATGAAAAAGAATTATTCGCAAACTGGGGCAGGAAAACGATATTTCATCAAAATATATGAAAAAGCAGTGGCGAACAATGATGAGAGGATAATTAATTTTTGCAGATGTATTTTCAACTGCTATGATAAACATGAGGTAAATAGCCACATTCAGAGACCAAATAATGAATAA
- a CDS encoding carbohydrate kinase family protein yields MDVVGLGALNYDRLYAVDKCTTSKKFAKPGEEADIINAKGCPGGSAANTIVGLARLGLSTGFIGIVGDDAEGDVIMDEFAVEGVDVSRIRREVGCSGAALVFVDAQGERALYISPGVNDALYIDKGDLEYANNAQFVHMDSFVSAEQLEMQKKFMKETRAAVSFAPGMMCFKFKFDVLKPIIESCHIVFLNEGEIHSLTSVGYKKGGEILLNVGAEMVVVTLGKKGCYIANEDIYIAASGACAVDTTGAGDAFAAGFLYGLSKGERMRRCGELGTAVASMCIGKYGAREGLPYKRDLEEFR; encoded by the coding sequence ATGGATGTCGTTGGTCTGGGCGCATTGAACTATGATAGGCTGTATGCAGTCGATAAATGCACCACTTCAAAGAAGTTCGCAAAACCAGGCGAAGAAGCTGATATTATCAACGCGAAAGGTTGCCCAGGCGGCTCTGCCGCGAATACTATAGTGGGGTTGGCGCGATTGGGGCTGAGCACAGGATTCATCGGCATCGTGGGCGATGATGCAGAGGGGGATGTCATCATGGATGAGTTTGCTGTTGAAGGTGTCGATGTCAGCAGAATCAGGAGAGAAGTGGGGTGCAGTGGAGCGGCACTTGTGTTTGTCGATGCACAAGGGGAACGGGCATTATACATAAGCCCAGGAGTCAATGATGCGCTGTACATTGATAAGGGCGATCTGGAGTATGCCAACAATGCCCAGTTCGTTCATATGGATTCGTTCGTGAGCGCAGAACAACTGGAGATGCAGAAGAAGTTCATGAAGGAGACGAGGGCGGCGGTCAGTTTCGCACCAGGAATGATGTGCTTCAAGTTTAAGTTTGATGTGTTAAAACCAATCATCGAGAGCTGCCATATCGTATTCCTAAATGAGGGAGAGATTCATTCGCTGACCAGCGTAGGTTATAAAAAGGGCGGCGAAATTTTGTTGAATGTTGGTGCTGAAATGGTGGTGGTGACGCTTGGCAAAAAAGGTTGCTATATCGCCAACGAGGACATCTACATAGCGGCGTCGGGGGCATGTGCCGTGGATACAACTGGCGCAGGAGATGCCTTTGCAGCAGGGTTTTTGTATGGATTATCAAAGGGAGAGCGCATGAGGCGATGTGGCGAGTTGGGAACTGCTGTCGCATCCATGTGCATAGGAAAATACGGAGCAAGAGAGGGGCTGCCATATAAAAGGGATTTAGAGGAATTTCGATAA
- the engB gene encoding GTP-binding protein EngB, with product MGYEIVFVGRSNVGKSTLLRQLIGKNVRVGRRPGVTLKPNHFYLDDLLITDMPGFGFMSGISRQGQEQIKDMIVQYLDENADRILAAVQVIDASSFIEITDRWERRGEIPIDVELFHFLHDLDIPVILAVNKIDKLKDIDSEVDQLIERFDMLPPWRQWRDRIALMCAKKGQVGELRFLIKERLHAAKRDDLLKHFS from the coding sequence ATGGGATATGAAATCGTATTTGTAGGACGCTCAAATGTGGGCAAATCCACTCTTCTTCGTCAACTGATCGGCAAGAACGTCAGGGTTGGCCGCCGTCCAGGAGTTACCCTCAAACCCAATCACTTCTATCTCGATGATTTACTCATCACAGATATGCCAGGATTTGGATTCATGAGCGGCATATCCAGACAGGGACAAGAGCAGATAAAGGACATGATAGTTCAATATCTGGATGAAAACGCAGACCGAATTCTGGCGGCAGTACAGGTCATCGATGCATCATCTTTCATCGAAATCACGGACCGATGGGAGCGCCGTGGCGAAATCCCAATTGATGTGGAACTGTTCCACTTTTTGCACGATCTGGACATTCCAGTCATCCTCGCTGTGAACAAAATCGACAAACTAAAGGACATCGATTCGGAGGTGGACCAGCTCATAGAACGTTTTGATATGCTCCCCCCTTGGAGACAATGGCGCGACCGGATCGCATTAATGTGCGCGAAGAAGGGGCAGGTCGGCGAGTTGAGATTTTTGATCAAGGAACGGCTGCATGCCGCAAAAAGGGACGATTTGCTGAAGCATTTTTCTTAA
- a CDS encoding preprotein translocase subunit Sec61beta — protein MAKKKKSKSGFMSSAGLMRYYDADKSAIAIDPKTIMVVGIVAAVTTLALNAYYGLWP, from the coding sequence ATGGCGAAAAAGAAAAAATCTAAAAGTGGCTTTATGTCATCCGCAGGTTTGATGAGGTATTATGACGCAGATAAGTCAGCCATTGCCATCGATCCAAAAACGATAATGGTCGTAGGCATCGTAGCAGCGGTCACGACATTAGCGCTGAATGCTTATTATGGCTTATGGCCCTGA
- a CDS encoding universal stress protein, protein MSPYKKILIATDGSLQTGKAVKQGIELAKLLDAKLYVVFVIDTSAFDFFSVDTAVEKAHDLLREKGEKITGAVEEMAKENDVDVRSEVLVGQPAIEIVNFAEEGNIDLIVMGTLGKAGIERFLLGSVSEKVIRTSPVPVMVVRNR, encoded by the coding sequence ATGAGTCCGTATAAAAAAATTTTGATCGCAACTGACGGGTCTCTGCAGACAGGAAAAGCAGTGAAACAAGGCATTGAGCTTGCAAAATTGTTGGATGCGAAATTGTATGTGGTCTTCGTGATTGACACTTCTGCATTCGATTTCTTTTCTGTTGACACAGCAGTGGAGAAGGCGCATGATTTGCTCCGCGAAAAGGGGGAGAAGATAACAGGAGCGGTCGAAGAAATGGCTAAGGAGAATGATGTAGATGTTCGTTCGGAGGTCCTAGTTGGACAGCCTGCCATCGAAATCGTTAACTTTGCCGAGGAGGGCAACATCGACCTGATCGTGATGGGCACGCTTGGAAAAGCTGGCATCGAACGATTCTTGTTGGGAAGTGTGTCAGAAAAGGTCATAAGAACGTCACCAGTTCCGGTGATGGTCGTGAGGAATAGATAA
- a CDS encoding CBS domain-containing protein, which translates to MSVKVEDIMVKDVVCATVPGSRDDVLALMKRENISGVPVVKGKKLIGIVTRKDIFKHPEEEQIALLMSRNPISISPEASIVDAAKQILNNNIRRLPVVTGHTLVGIITVVDLMGAIANMNLTEPIEDYAQRNLLAMWDETPLPVALEILRLGDVDAASVLDAKRDLVGIISHTNLIVISDIEDSVEMSDMSAGSDDNPWTWESIRDTMSLYYGVSHVKLPDVPVNEVMTKEVITAFHHSEISDCARKMYRARIEQMPVITADNKLIGLLRDVDLLRVLIE; encoded by the coding sequence ATGTCAGTAAAAGTCGAAGACATAATGGTAAAAGACGTTGTATGCGCAACAGTACCAGGATCAAGGGATGATGTGCTGGCGCTGATGAAGAGGGAGAACATTTCCGGCGTTCCCGTGGTCAAGGGGAAGAAACTAATAGGGATAGTAACGCGTAAGGATATTTTCAAGCATCCGGAGGAAGAGCAGATCGCATTGTTAATGTCGAGAAACCCCATTTCGATTTCCCCTGAAGCCAGCATCGTCGATGCCGCAAAACAAATCCTCAACAACAACATACGGCGGTTGCCTGTGGTGACTGGCCACACGCTTGTCGGCATCATAACCGTTGTCGATTTAATGGGCGCCATCGCCAATATGAACCTTACAGAACCCATTGAAGATTACGCCCAGCGTAATCTGCTTGCTATGTGGGATGAGACGCCGCTGCCCGTGGCCCTGGAGATATTGAGACTGGGTGATGTGGATGCGGCATCTGTGCTCGACGCCAAAAGAGACCTTGTTGGCATAATAAGCCATACTAATTTAATCGTCATAAGCGATATCGAGGACTCTGTTGAGATGTCAGATATGTCTGCAGGGTCTGATGATAATCCCTGGACTTGGGAAAGCATACGCGATACGATGAGTTTGTACTATGGCGTCTCACATGTAAAATTACCAGATGTGCCGGTAAACGAGGTGATGACCAAAGAGGTTATTACCGCTTTCCATCACTCGGAGATCAGCGACTGCGCACGAAAGATGTACCGGGCAAGAATTGAACAGATGCCCGTCATCACCGCGGACAATAAGCTGATTGGATTGCTTAGAGACGTGGACCTGCTCAGAGTATTGATCGAATAG